The Streptomyces uncialis genomic interval TGGTGATGGACGCGGCGAACTCGGCGCGTTCGGCGGCGGTGTCGTAGAGGTCGCGGACGGGACCGGGGACGCTGAGGACCATGCCGGCGACGGCCAGGACCCATACGGGGAGCAGCACCCGGTCGCGGCGCAGCGCCAGCCGCAGGAGGGTCCCCGTACCGGCGAACTCCCCGGCGCCGTGCCCGGCCGTGACGCCGGTGGCGGCGTTCACCGGGTCACCGGCCGCGCGGGCGCGTCCTCGGCGGGCGTGTCCTCGTAGTGGCGCAGGAACAGTTCCTCCAGGGTGGGCGGGGTCGAGGTCAGCGACCGGACGCCCACGGCGGTGAGGGCCGTGAGGACGCCGTTCAGCTTGTCGGTGTCGACCTGGAGCCGGACGCGGTGGCCCTGGACCTCCACGTCGTGGACGCCGGGCAGCGCGCCGACGCCCTCGGGCGGCCCCGCGAGGTCGGCGCTGACGCTGGTGCGGGTCAGATGCCGCAGGTCGGCGAGAGAACCCGTCTCGACGGTGCGTCCGGCCCGGATGATGCTGACCCGGTCGCAGAGGGTCTCCACCTCGCTGAGGAGGTGCGAGGAGAGCAGGACGGTGCGGCCCCGGTCGCGTTCCTCGGTGACACAGCGCTGGAAGACCTCCTCCATCAGCGGGTCGAGCCCGGAGGTCGGCTCGTCGAGGATCAGCAGATCGGCGTCGGAGGCGAGGGCGGCGACCAGGGCGACCTTCTGGCGGTTGCCCTTGGAGTAGGTGCGGCCCTTCTTGGTGGGGTCCAGCTCGAAGCGGTCCAGGAGTTCGGCGCGGCGGGTCCGGTCGAGGCCGCCGCGCAGCCGTCCCAGCAGGTCGATGACCTCGCCGCCGCTGAGGTTGCGCCACAGGGTCACGTCCCCGGGCACGTAGGCGATCGCGCGGTGCAGTTCGACGGCGTCCCGCCAGGGGTCGCGGCCCAGGACCTGGACGGCGCCCCCGCCGGCCCGCAGCAGACCGAGGAGCACCCGGATGGTGGTCGACTTCCCGGCGCCGTTGGGGCCGAGGAAGCCGTGGACCTCGCCCTTCTCGACGTCGAGATCCAGCCCGTCCAGTGCGTGGGTACGGCCGAAGGACTTGTGCAGCCCCGACACGGTGATGGCCTGAGTCATGCTTCGGAACGTACGCTACATTCAGAAAGTTGTGAAGACAGGAAACCGTATAACCTCCTACCCGGCACGTCTGAGCAGGGGAGATGATCGGGGCATGACCGAGCACGACCAGCAGCCGGTGCGTGACGAGGCCAAGGTCTCCCGCTTCATCGAGAACTTCGCCGCACAGCTCGTGATCGCGGGGATGCCCTCGATGCCCGCCCGGGTCTTCGCGGCGATCCTGTCCTCCGACACGGGGGAACTGACCTCCGCGCAGCTCGGCGAGCAGCTCCGGGTGAGCCCCGCCGGGGTGTCGGGCGCGGTGCGGTACCTGTCGCAGCAGCACATGGTGACCCGCCGCCGCGAACCCGGTTCGCGGCGCGAGCGGTACGTGGTGCAGGGCACCCAGTGGTTCCAGGCGCTGACCAACCGCGACGCGGTGCTGAAGCGGTGGGCGGAGGCCATGCGGGAGGGCGTGGCCAGCCTGGGACCCGAGACCCCCGCGGGGCGGCGGATGGCCGAGACGCAGATGTTCTTCGAGTTCCTGGAGGCGGAACTGGCGGACCTCATGGAACGCTGGGACGCTCGCCGCAGGGCTTTGGGCTTCAGCGACTGATCGCCTTCGCTCCCGCTTCTGGGGTTCCCCACCTGGACGTACCTGTCCCTGTGCGGGTCGCCCGTGGGTGCGCAGTTCCCCGCGGGTCGCCTTCGCTCGCGCTTTCGAGGTCTGTCCGGCTGGGCGCACCTGTTCCCTGCGCGGGTCGGACGGGGGTGCGCAGTTCCCCGCGCCCCTGAGGTCGCGCCCCTTGCGGTTCCCGTTCGGGTGCGGATGGCCCTTGGTTGCTCGCGCAGTTCCCCGCGCCCCTGAGGTGCTGCCCCCTTGCGGTCGCTCTCCGGGTGCGGGTCGCCCTCGTTTTTGCGCAGTTCCCCGCGCCCCTTTGGGGGCGCCCACCTGGGGCTGCCGTCAGGGTGCGGGCTGTCAGCGACCGGGGTCGGGGTTCAACCACCCTCCTCGCGGACTCGCCCGGCTACCGAAGGGGGTGGGCGGGAATCTCTGCCCGCAGACTCCGATGCTCTTCAGTAGCTCCGCTGGACGTCGTACCGAGCGTGTCGGATCGAGGACGGAGAATCCCGACCGGCACCGACCCGAAGAACCAGCAGATGGCGCCCCGATAGGGGCGCGGGGAACTGCGCAAACCCACCGAGCGACGGCACATGAACGGAGTGCGTCCAGCCGGACAGACCTAGGAAGCGCAAGCGAAGGCGACCCACCGGGAAACCTCAGGGCGCGAGCGAAGGCGGAAGCGTCAGGGACCAGCCCCCGGGGTGGGAGACCCAGGTACGGCGCCGCACCGGCCCGACCGAGGTCGCGTCGGACCGGTACCGGAAATCCGTACCGGACACACTCACCGTACGGGCACGAGCCTTCAGCGTCCGCGAAGCCGCCCCCACCGAGACCGGCCGCACCTCCACCTCCGCCAGCCCCTCCCCCGGCGCGACACTCACCGTCTCGACCGCCCGGTCGAGATCGACCAGCGTCACCCCGTCCACCTCGACCCGCAGCCGGAGCGGCCCGGACACACCACCGTGGGCCACCGAGGGCGCGGCCCCCGCCCCGCGGACCTTCCGCACCAGCGCCCGGCACGACCGCACCCACCCGGGCGCGCCCCCTCCGGCCACCCCGGCAGGGGCCCCGCAGGGAATCCGCAGCCCGCCGAGCACGACCCCGTCGCTGTCGTCCACGAGCAGGTCGAGCCGCCGCCCGGCCCCGTCCAGCACGGCCCGCGCCGCGGCGACCGCCCCGGTCGGCACCCCGAGGGACTTGGCCAGCGAGACCTCACCGCCCACCGGCACCAGGGCCAGCACGGTCGTGGCCAGTTCCCGGTCCCGGTGCAGCAGGGTCACCGCCCGCAGCAGGGCGCGGTCGTCGCCCACCACGACCGGCCGCCTGCTGCCCCGCCGGGCGAGCGCGCGGGCGAACTCCTCCGGGCTGTCCGGCAGGCACACCTTCAGCGTCGCACCCGCGCTGAGCACGTCTTTCGCGATCCGGACCGACTCCCCGTCGTGGCGCCGGGCGACCGGATCGACAAGGACCATTAGCTGGTCGGAAACCGACACCTCGGTCCTGCCTCGCTTCCTCGGGTAGCATCTTTGTGCAAGAGCCCCTTGCGCTATTGCGCCAGGGGCTTCGTCTATTCCGGGGCACCGGTCCGACGGGTATTGCGGCCGACAAGGGTCGCCGGGGTGTGCGACACGTACGCCCCTGACCCTGGACATGCCCCGCCCGGAAGGGGTGTACGCCTGTGCCCGCACTTGTGCTGCTCGGTGCTCAGTGGGGTGACGAGGGCAAGGGGAAGGCCACCGACCTGCTCGGTGGCTCGGTCGATTATGTGGTGCGCTACCAGGGCGGCAACAACGCCGGTCACACGGTCGTCGTAGGCGACCAGAAGTACGCGCTCCATCTGCTCCCCTCCGGAATCCTGTCCCCGGACTGTGTGCCCGTGATCGGCAACGGCGTGGTCGTGGACCCGTCGGTCCTGCTCTCCGAGCTGAGCGGTCTCAACGACCGTGGCGTCGACACGTCCAAGCTGCTGATCAGTGGTAACGCTCATATCATCACCCCGTTCAACGTCACCGTCGACAAGGTGACGGAACGCTTCCTCGGCAAGCGCAAGATCGGTACGACGGGACGCGGTATCGGCCCGACCTACGCGGACAAGATCAACCGCGTGGGCATCCGGGTCCAGGACCTCTACGACGAGTCGATCCTCACGCAGAAGGTCGAGGCGGCCCTCGACTTCAAGAACCAGGTCCTCGCCAAGCTCTACAACCGCCGGGCGATCTCCGTCGCCCAGGTCGTCGAGGAGCTGCTGGGTTACGCGGACCAGATCGAGGGCTTCGTCGCCGATACGACGCTGATCCTCAACAACGCGCTCGACGAGGACAAGGTCGTCCTGTTCGAGGGCGGCCAGGGCACCCTCCTGGACATCGACCACGGCACGTATCCCTTCGTGACCTCGTCCAACCCGACGGCGGGCGGCGCGTGCACCGGGGCCGGGGTCGGCCCCACGAAGATCAGCCGGGTGATCGGCATCCTCAAGGCGTACACGACGCGGGTGGGCGCCGGACCGTTCCCGACCGAGCTGTTCGACGCGGACGGCGAGGCGCTGCGGCGCATCGGCGGCGAGCGCGGGGTGACCACCGGCCGGGACCGCCGCTGCGGCTGGTTCGACGCGGTCATCGCGCGGTACGCGACCCGGGTCAACGGCCTCACGGACTTCTTCCTGACCAAGCTGGACGTGCTCACCGGCTGGGAGCAGATCCCGGTCTGTGTCGCGTACGAGATCGACGGCAAGCGCGTCGAGGAGCTGCCGTACTCGCAGACGGACTTCCACCACGCGAAGCCCGTCTACGAGAACCTGCCCGGCTGGTCCGAGGACATCACCGGCGCGAAGTCCTTCTCCGACCTGCCGAAGAACGCGCAGGCCTATGTGAAGGCGCTGGAGGAGATGTCCGGCGCGCCGATCTCCGCGATCGGTGTGGGTCCGGGCCGGGACGAGACGATCCAGATCAACTCGTTCCTGTAGTCATCCGGCAGCTGACCGGCGGCTGGTCCCGTCGCGCCCCTTGGCCGATCACTGATCGGCCAAGGGGCGCGACGCGTTCACCGCGGTGTTCTGTCGCGCCGCGTGGACCGCCGCTACCGTGCCGTCATGACGACGGAGCCCGTGCCCGAGCGTTCCCTGTCCGTACTGGAGGCCGCCTGCCGGGCGGCGGGGTTCGACCCGGCGGGGGCGGTGCCGGTGCGGCTCGCCGAGAACGAGGTCTGGCGGCTGCCGGGGCGGGTCGTCGTACGGATCGTCCGGCCCGGCCAGGAGGTGTCCGCCGCCCGGGAGATACGGGTCGCCCACTGGCTCGCCGGTCACGGGGTGCCCGCGGTGCGTCCGCTCGCGGTGCCGCAGCCGGTCGACGCGCTCGGGCACCCCGCGACGTTCTGGGAGCAGCTGCCCCCGCACACCCGGGGCACCACCGAGGACGTGGTCGGGCTCCTCAAACAGCTCCACGCGCTGCCCGTGCCGGACGGTATCGGGCTCGCGCCGCTCGATCCCTTCGTACGGCTTCCCGAGCGGATCGACACGGGGGGTGGCCTGTCGGCGGACGACCGGGACTGGTTACGGGGGCGGCTCGCGGAGCTGCGCGAGCGGTGGGCGGGGCTGCCGCCGGGGCTCCCCCACTGTGTGATCCACGGTGACGCGTGGATCGGGAACGTCGCGCGGACACCGCGGGCCGTACTGCTCGACTTCGAGCGGGTGTCGGTGGGGCCGCCGGAGTGGGACCTGGTCGGGACGGCGGCGAAGATCGGCACCACGGGGACGGTGACGGCGGCGGAGTACGAGGCGTTCTGCGGGGCGTACGGGGTGGATGTCATGGAGTGGGGCGGGTACGGGGTGCTGGCCGCGGTGCGGGAACTCCGTATGGTCGGGGCGGCGGTGGGGTACGCGGCGCGGTGGCCCTCTTGGCGGGGGCGCGCGCAGTATCGCGTGGACTGCCTCCGCGGCAGGGTGGGCCCCCGCCCCTGGAACTGGCCCCCCATCCTCTGACGCCCCCCGGCCCCCGGGTTTCTTGTGCTGGACGCAGTTCGTTCCCGCACAGGTCGTTCGTGGGGTGCGCAGTTCCCCGCGCCCCTTTGGGGCGCACCCGGCCGGTTCTTCGGGTCGGTGCCGGTCGGGATTCTCCGTCCTCGATCCGACACGCTCGGTACGACGTCCATCGGAGCTACTGAAGAGCATCGGAGTCTGCGAGCAGAGATTCCCGCCCACCCCCTCCCGCAGCAGCGCGACCGCACGAGGAAGAGGGTGAAACACAACCTCAGGAGGCTGAAGCGCCCCCAAGGGGCGCGGGGAACTGCGCAAAAGACGAGGGCGGACCCGCACCCGAACAGCGACCGCAAGGGGGCAGCACCTCAGGGGCGCGGGGAACTGCGCACCCACGGACGTACCCGCACAGGAACAGGTACGCGCAGGTGGGGAACCCCAGGGACGCGAGCAAAGGCGACCTGCGGGGAACTGCGCACCCACGGACGTACCCGCACCGGAACAGGTACGCCCAGGTGGACAGACCCCGGGGCGACCGGGAGACGGCCGGGCGTGAGGGCTCGGGGACTCCCGGGTGGGGCTACGTCGGGGTCACCAATCGGGCCTCGTACGCGAACACCGCCGCCTGCGTCCGGTCCCGCAGCCCCAGCTTCACCAGCACCCTGCTGACATGCGTCTTGATCGTGGACTCCGCGACCACGAGCCGTGACGCGATCTCCGCGTTGGACAGCCCCTGCGCGATCAGCACCAGCACCTCCGTCTCCCGCTCCGTCAGCTCCCCGTACGCCGCCTGCGTGACCGCCGGCACCCGCGGCTCCGCGGCCAGCTTCGAGAACTCCGTGATGAGCCGCCGCGTCACGCTCGGCGCGAGCAGCGCCTCGCCGGACGCCACGATCCGCACGCCCTCCGCGAGCTGCCGCGCCGACGCGTCCTTGAGCAGGAACCCGGACGCCCCGGCCCGCAGCGCCTGGTACACGTACTCGTCGAGGTCGAACGTCGTCAGGACGAGGACCTTCG includes:
- a CDS encoding ABC transporter ATP-binding protein; this encodes MTQAITVSGLHKSFGRTHALDGLDLDVEKGEVHGFLGPNGAGKSTTIRVLLGLLRAGGGAVQVLGRDPWRDAVELHRAIAYVPGDVTLWRNLSGGEVIDLLGRLRGGLDRTRRAELLDRFELDPTKKGRTYSKGNRQKVALVAALASDADLLILDEPTSGLDPLMEEVFQRCVTEERDRGRTVLLSSHLLSEVETLCDRVSIIRAGRTVETGSLADLRHLTRTSVSADLAGPPEGVGALPGVHDVEVQGHRVRLQVDTDKLNGVLTALTAVGVRSLTSTPPTLEELFLRHYEDTPAEDAPARPVTR
- a CDS encoding GbsR/MarR family transcriptional regulator; translated protein: MTEHDQQPVRDEAKVSRFIENFAAQLVIAGMPSMPARVFAAILSSDTGELTSAQLGEQLRVSPAGVSGAVRYLSQQHMVTRRREPGSRRERYVVQGTQWFQALTNRDAVLKRWAEAMREGVASLGPETPAGRRMAETQMFFEFLEAELADLMERWDARRRALGFSD
- a CDS encoding diacylglycerol kinase family protein produces the protein MVLVDPVARRHDGESVRIAKDVLSAGATLKVCLPDSPEEFARALARRGSRRPVVVGDDRALLRAVTLLHRDRELATTVLALVPVGGEVSLAKSLGVPTGAVAAARAVLDGAGRRLDLLVDDSDGVVLGGLRIPCGAPAGVAGGGAPGWVRSCRALVRKVRGAGAAPSVAHGGVSGPLRLRVEVDGVTLVDLDRAVETVSVAPGEGLAEVEVRPVSVGAASRTLKARARTVSVSGTDFRYRSDATSVGPVRRRTWVSHPGGWSLTLPPSLAP
- a CDS encoding adenylosuccinate synthase, with the translated sequence MPALVLLGAQWGDEGKGKATDLLGGSVDYVVRYQGGNNAGHTVVVGDQKYALHLLPSGILSPDCVPVIGNGVVVDPSVLLSELSGLNDRGVDTSKLLISGNAHIITPFNVTVDKVTERFLGKRKIGTTGRGIGPTYADKINRVGIRVQDLYDESILTQKVEAALDFKNQVLAKLYNRRAISVAQVVEELLGYADQIEGFVADTTLILNNALDEDKVVLFEGGQGTLLDIDHGTYPFVTSSNPTAGGACTGAGVGPTKISRVIGILKAYTTRVGAGPFPTELFDADGEALRRIGGERGVTTGRDRRCGWFDAVIARYATRVNGLTDFFLTKLDVLTGWEQIPVCVAYEIDGKRVEELPYSQTDFHHAKPVYENLPGWSEDITGAKSFSDLPKNAQAYVKALEEMSGAPISAIGVGPGRDETIQINSFL
- a CDS encoding aminoglycoside phosphotransferase family protein, encoding MTTEPVPERSLSVLEAACRAAGFDPAGAVPVRLAENEVWRLPGRVVVRIVRPGQEVSAAREIRVAHWLAGHGVPAVRPLAVPQPVDALGHPATFWEQLPPHTRGTTEDVVGLLKQLHALPVPDGIGLAPLDPFVRLPERIDTGGGLSADDRDWLRGRLAELRERWAGLPPGLPHCVIHGDAWIGNVARTPRAVLLDFERVSVGPPEWDLVGTAAKIGTTGTVTAAEYEAFCGAYGVDVMEWGGYGVLAAVRELRMVGAAVGYAARWPSWRGRAQYRVDCLRGRVGPRPWNWPPIL
- a CDS encoding response regulator, translated to MNARTGGAPVRVLIVDDQIMVREGFSVLLNAMPDIEVVGEAVNGREAVSRVRELSPDVVLMDIRMPELNGIDATREIVAADGGAKVLVLTTFDLDEYVYQALRAGASGFLLKDASARQLAEGVRIVASGEALLAPSVTRRLITEFSKLAAEPRVPAVTQAAYGELTERETEVLVLIAQGLSNAEIASRLVVAESTIKTHVSRVLVKLGLRDRTQAAVFAYEARLVTPT